One part of the Thermodesulfobacterium commune DSM 2178 genome encodes these proteins:
- a CDS encoding peptide-binding protein → MSLKPKFLILVLVLVLCFTFGFGTLILLYGTTSKQSFSKDYGDALVIGAIADASVMVPMIATDVMSHTIGGHLFLGVVKYGPDLNLVGELAERYEISEDQKTFTFYLRKGVKWSDGVEVTAEDVAFGYRLITDPKIPTPYASDFLEVEKFEILDPYTFRVTYKRPFALALSSWGNLVVLPKHLLEGKDLDYLKNVFGRNPIGNGPFTLVRWKTQQEIVLKANPLYYKGRPYLNYLIYRIIPDPTTLFMELRSGSIDWVSLTPLQYLKLQREKEIEKSFHIYKYPAFSFTYIGYNLAHPIFRDKRVRKALCYAIDKQKIVKGALLGQGIPAYGPYKPDTWFYNPAIEKSCPYDPQKALTLLLEAGFKRNEKGLLEREGKPFEFTLLVNQGNLPRLLAAQIIQQELSKIGIKVNIRTLEWTTLIHQFIDKRRFEAVILGWSTGPDPDLYDIFHSSKTVSPGLNFVGYANPELDRLLEQGRYTLDVKKRKKIYFKVQEILAEDQPYTFLYIPMSLEAISSRVQEVKTSAIGIGYNLEEWWVPKERQKYLIP, encoded by the coding sequence ATGTCGTTGAAACCAAAGTTTTTAATTTTAGTTTTAGTTTTAGTTTTATGTTTTACTTTTGGTTTTGGGACGTTGATTTTGCTTTATGGAACTACCTCTAAACAGAGCTTTTCTAAAGACTACGGAGATGCCCTGGTTATAGGAGCTATAGCTGATGCCAGCGTAATGGTGCCTATGATAGCCACAGATGTTATGAGTCATACGATAGGGGGGCATCTGTTTTTGGGGGTGGTTAAATACGGACCTGACCTTAATCTTGTAGGGGAATTGGCTGAAAGGTATGAAATATCAGAAGATCAAAAAACTTTTACTTTTTATTTAAGAAAAGGAGTTAAATGGAGTGATGGGGTTGAGGTTACAGCAGAAGATGTAGCTTTTGGTTACCGGTTGATTACTGACCCTAAGATACCTACTCCCTATGCCAGCGATTTTCTTGAGGTAGAAAAGTTTGAGATACTTGATCCTTATACCTTTAGGGTTACCTATAAAAGGCCATTTGCTTTAGCTCTGTCTTCTTGGGGTAATTTGGTGGTTCTTCCGAAACATCTGCTTGAGGGGAAGGACCTTGATTATTTAAAAAATGTTTTTGGAAGAAATCCCATCGGTAATGGCCCTTTTACGTTGGTACGATGGAAGACTCAGCAGGAAATTGTTTTAAAAGCTAATCCTCTTTACTATAAAGGTAGACCTTATTTAAACTATCTTATCTATCGTATCATTCCTGACCCTACAACCCTTTTTATGGAACTTCGTTCTGGGAGTATAGATTGGGTTTCCTTAACCCCTCTTCAATACTTAAAACTTCAGAGGGAAAAAGAAATAGAAAAGTCTTTTCATATCTATAAATATCCTGCTTTTTCTTTTACTTACATAGGGTATAACCTGGCTCATCCGATTTTTAGAGACAAAAGGGTAAGAAAGGCTTTGTGTTATGCGATAGATAAACAAAAGATAGTAAAGGGGGCGCTTTTAGGTCAGGGGATACCGGCTTATGGTCCTTATAAACCTGATACCTGGTTTTACAACCCGGCGATAGAAAAAAGTTGTCCCTATGATCCTCAAAAGGCTTTAACCTTACTCTTAGAAGCAGGTTTTAAGAGAAACGAAAAAGGTTTGTTAGAAAGGGAAGGTAAACCCTTTGAGTTTACCCTATTGGTTAATCAAGGTAATCTTCCAAGGCTTCTTGCCGCTCAGATTATTCAACAAGAGCTTTCAAAAATAGGAATAAAGGTAAACATTCGAACTTTAGAATGGACCACCCTTATCCATCAGTTTATAGACAAAAGAAGGTTTGAAGCAGTTATCTTGGGTTGGTCTACTGGCCCAGACCCAGACCTTTACGACATTTTCCATTCTTCCAAAACAGTCTCTCCTGGGTTAAATTTTGTGGGATACGCTAATCCTGAACTTGATCGTCTTTTAGAACAAGGAAGATATACCTTAGATGTAAAAAAACGAAAGAAAATCTATTTTAAAGTACAAGAGATCTTGGCTGAAGACCAACCCTATACATTTCTTTATATACCTATGAGTTTAGAGGCTATAAGTTCAAGGGTTCAGGAGGTAAAAACCTCAGCCATAGGAATAGGGTATAACTTAGAAGAATGGTGGGTTCCTAAAGAAAGACAAAAATATTTGATACCATAA
- a CDS encoding phosphate-starvation-inducible PsiE family protein — protein sequence MKKDLPCSPSSQLEALQNVVLCVYKGIIKLAFNLAIIILIVSLGIGIFKTVKDLTFVFSEPTVRASFKDLVTNVLSLIVVLELIRAFVDYFEHEAVSMEILIEALIAFLIREFMIHLFEGKVTGFEVFWWAFAIVLVVVSRFILIIYKGIKIFKKPRISSLQE from the coding sequence ATGAAAAAAGACCTTCCCTGTAGCCCATCTTCTCAGTTAGAGGCTTTACAAAATGTTGTTTTATGTGTTTATAAAGGTATCATTAAGCTTGCTTTTAATTTAGCCATCATCATTTTGATCGTAAGTTTAGGAATAGGAATTTTTAAAACCGTCAAAGATCTTACCTTTGTTTTTAGTGAACCCACAGTTAGGGCAAGTTTTAAAGATCTGGTAACCAACGTATTGAGTTTGATAGTGGTACTTGAATTGATAAGGGCTTTTGTAGATTATTTTGAACACGAGGCAGTAAGTATGGAAATCCTGATAGAGGCTTTGATAGCCTTCTTGATAAGAGAGTTTATGATACATCTTTTTGAAGGCAAGGTCACAGGATTTGAAGTTTTTTGGTGGGCTTTTGCCATCGTTTTGGTGGTAGTGAGCAGGTTTATTTTGATAATATACAAGGGAATAAAAATTTTTAAAAAACCTCGGATTAGCTCTTTACAGGAATAA